In a single window of the Anaerocolumna cellulosilytica genome:
- the gmtZ gene encoding gamma-mobile-trio integrase GmtZ: MAYDNSFKYKMITLLCEGKTFADIEREYGISSYTIRRWFRTFNSDGTFNEDELSPNEKMKLELLRKKAAKRELELRKHGTSINESFEWVLQYDNSLTEWKELAEEWIKTIVRNKGNALQALSKFFKEYLIPYEITSSVQEYLSKEYVVPDFYDILFASNKSQSGAIKSAKKLVAFVDWILEEKFSVEDDFGNKLTLAEFHNPFTKYLPDSVKNSNRNESDKNVLPYRYIKDLRNILCPPDATCFRDWKFAQEVTDSPAHGGCWFVVDESRIDKTDSDCVFRYRETSKYERDNKSLPEMVYELWFPGPSVALLTKLLLPLRTYQVRMLDSGEMDTFKYVQPVRNMHGQWVKNDSRLSKGTKNNPFERGVLRKFKDRTTQMVMTGFFINTNKTADINKDESDKGYEIPWQYEEVQYWLAKLRDWQQKYNPISKPTPWTELTATHLGATKDIKILKQMGTATFIFRNPTIPTQEHLPIATDSLKRFWYKTLAKLEESLKSNVNAEKESSLQFVNPNSKRTTYYPLHSLRVSLITAYALEGGVPMPILSKAIAGHARLVMTLYYTKAGISYVTDKMNQGEKKILENDKEVFGRFLRDAKYEQLETSVATNDPIAYQAVINAQKSGASIVISDKGICPKGCFGCDSGGTYVNDDTDKTTYGPVPGFPEQNCVRCRWFVTGPAFLPGLVNHFNVIGYNMGEIGKRVINYQNEIELIENQKFECELNGNVFTKQHELLKYEQLYAQEIQKNDKLANDYNATLRLVDKCMKIIKDTPSKDNVQLVPVGSITDVGLNINNAEHELEQLQIICNGVELYPETDASKAVLQRSQIIDLTLVNNGKKPVMFSLSDEEQLIAGNQFMRILMSRAGGLKDSIPYAVGRKKLEEIGFKNEFIDEIKSIKINEAPLFIDTGSSFNRPEHNNRIGG; this comes from the coding sequence ATGGCATATGATAATTCTTTTAAATACAAAATGATAACTCTACTCTGCGAAGGGAAAACATTCGCTGATATTGAGCGAGAATATGGAATATCCTCCTATACAATCAGAAGATGGTTCAGAACGTTTAACTCCGATGGGACTTTTAATGAAGATGAATTGAGTCCAAATGAAAAGATGAAGTTAGAACTTCTTAGAAAAAAGGCTGCCAAGCGAGAGCTTGAACTTAGGAAGCATGGAACATCAATTAATGAAAGCTTTGAATGGGTTCTTCAATATGATAACAGCCTTACGGAGTGGAAAGAACTGGCTGAAGAATGGATAAAAACTATTGTAAGAAATAAAGGTAATGCATTACAGGCGTTGTCTAAATTTTTCAAGGAATATCTTATTCCTTATGAAATAACCAGTTCTGTTCAAGAATATCTTTCAAAAGAATATGTTGTTCCTGATTTTTATGATATTTTATTTGCCTCTAATAAAAGTCAGTCTGGTGCAATCAAGAGTGCAAAAAAACTGGTTGCTTTTGTGGATTGGATACTTGAAGAAAAGTTCTCTGTTGAAGATGATTTCGGAAATAAACTTACACTTGCCGAATTTCATAACCCTTTCACGAAGTACCTTCCCGACTCAGTGAAAAACTCTAATCGTAATGAATCAGATAAAAATGTTCTGCCATACAGATATATAAAAGACCTCCGCAATATACTATGCCCTCCTGACGCTACTTGCTTTAGAGATTGGAAGTTTGCACAGGAAGTAACTGATTCACCAGCTCATGGTGGGTGTTGGTTTGTTGTTGATGAATCAAGAATCGATAAAACTGACTCTGATTGTGTTTTTAGGTATAGAGAAACATCAAAATATGAAAGAGATAATAAAAGTCTTCCAGAGATGGTATACGAACTATGGTTTCCCGGTCCTTCTGTAGCATTACTTACAAAACTTTTATTACCACTTAGAACATATCAAGTAAGGATGCTGGACAGCGGTGAAATGGATACTTTCAAGTATGTACAGCCCGTAAGAAACATGCATGGTCAATGGGTTAAAAATGATTCACGTTTAAGTAAAGGTACTAAAAACAATCCTTTTGAAAGAGGCGTTTTAAGGAAGTTCAAAGACCGGACAACGCAAATGGTAATGACAGGTTTTTTCATCAATACCAATAAAACAGCAGATATAAATAAGGATGAATCCGATAAGGGTTATGAAATTCCTTGGCAATATGAAGAAGTTCAGTATTGGCTTGCGAAACTTAGAGATTGGCAGCAAAAATATAATCCTATTTCCAAACCTACACCTTGGACAGAGTTAACTGCAACTCATCTTGGGGCAACTAAAGATATAAAAATCCTAAAACAGATGGGAACAGCAACTTTTATTTTTAGAAATCCTACAATTCCAACGCAGGAACATTTACCTATTGCCACGGATAGTTTAAAACGGTTTTGGTACAAAACACTTGCTAAACTAGAGGAAAGCTTAAAATCAAACGTAAATGCTGAAAAAGAAAGCTCATTGCAATTTGTAAATCCAAACAGTAAAAGAACTACATACTATCCGCTTCACTCATTGAGAGTTTCCTTAATAACCGCATATGCACTTGAAGGCGGAGTACCCATGCCGATTCTTTCCAAGGCTATCGCAGGTCATGCAAGACTTGTTATGACACTCTATTACACAAAGGCTGGTATTTCGTATGTAACAGATAAAATGAATCAAGGCGAGAAAAAAATCTTGGAAAATGACAAAGAAGTATTTGGTAGGTTTCTTAGAGATGCTAAGTATGAACAGCTGGAAACAAGTGTTGCTACAAATGATCCAATTGCTTATCAAGCAGTTATTAATGCACAAAAATCAGGTGCAAGTATTGTTATCAGTGATAAAGGTATTTGTCCAAAAGGCTGTTTTGGATGCGATTCCGGTGGCACATATGTAAATGATGATACTGATAAAACTACTTATGGACCAGTACCGGGATTTCCTGAGCAGAACTGTGTAAGATGTAGATGGTTTGTTACGGGTCCTGCTTTCCTTCCCGGGCTGGTAAATCACTTCAACGTCATCGGTTACAATATGGGCGAAATCGGGAAAAGGGTTATTAATTATCAGAATGAGATTGAGTTAATCGAAAATCAAAAGTTTGAATGTGAGCTTAATGGGAATGTATTTACCAAACAGCATGAGTTACTAAAATATGAGCAACTTTATGCACAAGAAATACAGAAGAACGATAAACTTGCCAATGATTATAATGCCACCCTTCGTCTTGTAGATAAATGCATGAAGATAATTAAAGATACGCCTTCAAAAGATAATGTTCAGCTTGTGCCGGTTGGCTCTATTACTGATGTTGGGTTAAATATCAATAATGCGGAACATGAACTTGAACAGCTTCAAATCATATGTAACGGTGTAGAACTGTATCCTGAGACGGATGCAAGTAAGGCAGTTCTTCAAAGGTCACAAATCATAGATTTAACACTCGTAAATAACGGCAAGAAGCCGGTTATGTTCTCACT
- the gmtY gene encoding gamma-mobile-trio recombinase GmtY yields the protein MRHVQIATKTYRDNSARSIDLPTILIEHNSDTQVLEQLHKYQLKNKIKSRTWHNKLVQAVGLLLDYIESNQENYTSAKDFFEIFTESIYSGTINEDGLDPSGLYWLPKRVETANMLLSALNGFSDWLYNEYGAVQLNPWREATRYEERLNWMAQINKSQHSFLGHLDDVHEISETAKQARNVVKRRKPCSSRGNTKDFPENQIHNLLWEGFKNIRRNDELGIIDSHNWRDIAITILMHGGGLRHSEVFHLWVQDVFPDPEDSNLAVVRIYHPSEGKAPYDFKNPNTGKYVTDRESYLLLKYGLLPRNKYSAKDKRFAGWKEPRLDNDEDKYMHVYWLSKEWGYIFMYVWKIYMAKRLRDGIKDTHPFAFVSHSPQYKGEMMPLRTQRESHEKAVEKIGLVVGKSYGTTPHGHRHAYGQRLKKAGIDSIIKQRAMHHKSEKSQDVYTEPTVEEVTDSLNNATASLDNGFVLPMQTEIDVWFDEENNLRNKYLFRRK from the coding sequence ATGAGACATGTACAAATAGCTACAAAAACATATAGAGATAATTCAGCAAGGAGTATTGACCTACCTACAATTCTGATTGAACACAATAGTGATACTCAGGTACTAGAACAGTTACATAAATATCAATTAAAGAATAAAATCAAGAGTAGAACTTGGCATAACAAATTGGTACAAGCTGTAGGCTTATTGCTTGATTATATTGAATCAAACCAAGAAAACTACACTTCTGCCAAGGATTTCTTTGAAATATTCACTGAATCCATTTATTCAGGAACTATTAATGAGGATGGATTAGATCCGTCTGGTTTATATTGGCTCCCTAAAAGAGTTGAAACAGCAAATATGCTACTATCAGCTTTAAATGGATTTTCAGACTGGTTATATAACGAATATGGTGCAGTTCAGCTAAATCCTTGGAGAGAAGCAACAAGGTATGAAGAAAGGCTAAATTGGATGGCTCAAATCAACAAGAGCCAACATTCATTTTTAGGACATTTAGATGATGTTCATGAAATTTCAGAAACTGCAAAACAAGCTCGTAATGTTGTCAAAAGAAGAAAACCTTGTTCATCAAGAGGAAATACAAAAGATTTCCCTGAGAACCAGATACATAATTTGCTTTGGGAAGGATTTAAAAACATAAGAAGGAACGATGAATTAGGCATTATAGACAGCCATAACTGGCGTGATATTGCCATTACTATACTTATGCATGGTGGTGGACTTAGACATAGTGAAGTGTTTCATCTATGGGTTCAGGATGTATTTCCTGATCCAGAAGACTCAAATTTAGCTGTTGTTCGAATTTATCATCCTAGTGAAGGAAAAGCTCCTTACGATTTTAAGAACCCTAATACTGGCAAATATGTTACAGATAGAGAAAGTTATCTTCTCTTGAAATATGGCCTATTACCTCGAAATAAGTATTCCGCAAAGGATAAAAGGTTTGCGGGATGGAAAGAACCACGACTTGATAATGACGAAGATAAGTATATGCATGTATACTGGCTTTCAAAGGAATGGGGCTACATATTTATGTATGTATGGAAAATATATATGGCAAAGAGGCTTCGTGATGGTATAAAGGATACTCATCCATTTGCCTTCGTATCTCACTCCCCTCAATATAAAGGTGAAATGATGCCTTTAAGAACACAGAGAGAATCCCATGAAAAGGCTGTAGAAAAGATTGGTTTAGTGGTCGGAAAGAGCTATGGCACAACGCCACACGGGCACAGACACGCTTATGGACAGAGACTAAAGAAAGCCGGTATAGATAGTATAATTAAGCAAAGGGCAATGCATCACAAATCCGAAAAATCACAGGATGTATATACAGAGCCAACTGTTGAAGAGGTTACAGATTCGTTGAATAATGCAACAGCTTCATTAGATAATGGTTTTGTTCTTCCAATGCAAACGGAAATAGATGTATGGTTTGACGAAGAAAACAACTTAAGAAATAAATACTTATTCAGGAGAAAATAG